A section of the Enterococcus montenegrensis genome encodes:
- a CDS encoding cold-shock protein produces MEQGKVKWFNNEKGFGFITTEGGDDVFVHFSAIQGDGFKALEEGQDVEFTIVEGARGPQAAEVTKL; encoded by the coding sequence ATGGAACAAGGAAAAGTGAAATGGTTTAACAACGAAAAAGGGTTTGGCTTTATTACAACTGAAGGTGGCGATGATGTATTCGTACACTTTTCAGCAATTCAAGGGGATGGCTTTAAAGCATTAGAAGAAGGCCAAGATGTTGAATTTACCATCGTTGAAGGCGCTCGTGGCCCACAAGCTGCGGAAGTAACTAAATTATAA
- a CDS encoding XcbB/CpsF family capsular polysaccharide biosynthesis protein — translation MENINLSYETYSYGDTDIDFTIDKIIIRMPNDKNIIQFSRIDSSAHAFYRKLMENDYMFYYYANKQSFFIKRKLIQTIWKRTDLIKYGELFYTIQKVPDNKVNTLAPLHLLVMFSSMPDGNNYMSPNIANRCFTQNYPSIQKHIIKNTLIMRIMDVNMNTGSMYLNTPNYPEFEEDVQGAINFIMGQYEIDKKNVVFYGGSKGGTGATYHSFLGNYKACIVDPIITLEEHNNKNDLMYLKDVRPLSIEKDINTLNINQEPKYIIGSAQVPFTFKQFQSFKKDRITILDIRDNHIHTHPDISANSTVEQIYYINKLFMEE, via the coding sequence GTGGAAAATATTAATCTTTCCTATGAAACATATTCATATGGTGATACTGATATTGATTTTACTATTGATAAAATTATCATTCGAATGCCTAATGACAAAAATATTATCCAGTTTTCAAGAATCGACTCATCTGCCCACGCATTTTATCGCAAATTGATGGAAAATGACTACATGTTCTATTATTATGCAAATAAACAATCATTCTTTATAAAACGAAAGCTTATTCAAACTATCTGGAAACGGACCGATTTGATAAAATACGGAGAGTTATTTTATACAATTCAGAAAGTACCTGACAACAAAGTTAATACTTTGGCACCATTACACTTATTAGTAATGTTTTCATCTATGCCAGACGGAAATAATTATATGTCTCCTAACATAGCCAATAGATGCTTCACACAAAACTATCCGTCCATTCAAAAGCATATCATAAAAAACACTCTTATTATGCGAATTATGGATGTGAATATGAATACCGGTAGTATGTATCTTAACACACCAAATTATCCAGAATTTGAAGAAGATGTACAAGGGGCAATTAATTTTATAATGGGACAATATGAAATTGACAAAAAGAATGTAGTTTTTTACGGAGGCTCTAAAGGTGGTACTGGTGCAACCTATCATAGCTTTTTAGGTAACTATAAAGCGTGCATTGTAGATCCGATTATTACATTGGAAGAACATAATAATAAAAATGATTTAATGTACTTAAAAGATGTGCGGCCTTTATCGATAGAAAAGGATATTAACACTTTAAATATCAACCAAGAGCCAAAATATATCATAGGTTCGGCCCAAGTTCCCTTTACATTTAAACAATTTCAAAGTTTTAAAAAAGATCGTATCACAATACTGGACATTAGAGACAACCATATACACACTCATCCTGATATTTCAGCAAACTCAACAGTTGAACAGATTTATTATATTAACAAGCTTTTTATGGAAGAATAG
- a CDS encoding glycosyltransferase family 2 protein — protein MKQKISIVVPCYNEEEVLPISSKALLTLLEDMVEEGLISDESNITFVDDGSKDKTWAIINKLSESNPHFKGIKFSRNFGHQNALLAGMTVMNEKSDAIVTIDADLQDDVNAIREMVSAFLSGYDVVYGVRNNRDSDTPFKRKTANLFYSLMNKLGVNTIPNHADFRLMSKRATKVLLEFKEENLFLRGMVPLVGFSSTKVYYSRKERAAGESKYPLKKMVNFALEGITSFSIVPIRFLRNLGIGVFFVGIIYMLYIFIQHLIGDVVSGWSSIIISIWLLGGLQLIGMSIVGEYIGKIYFEVKRRPRFIIEETI, from the coding sequence ATGAAGCAGAAAATTTCAATTGTTGTACCTTGTTATAACGAAGAAGAAGTTCTACCTATTTCTAGTAAAGCATTGTTGACCTTACTAGAAGATATGGTTGAGGAAGGGTTAATTAGTGATGAAAGTAATATTACTTTCGTAGATGATGGAAGCAAAGATAAAACATGGGCTATTATCAATAAATTATCAGAAAGTAATCCACATTTTAAAGGAATCAAATTTAGCCGTAATTTTGGTCATCAAAATGCACTTTTAGCTGGAATGACGGTTATGAATGAGAAATCTGATGCAATTGTAACGATTGATGCTGATTTACAAGATGATGTTAATGCAATTCGAGAAATGGTATCAGCTTTTTTATCTGGATACGATGTTGTTTATGGTGTTCGTAATAATAGAGATAGCGATACTCCTTTTAAAAGAAAGACAGCAAACTTATTCTATTCTTTAATGAATAAGTTAGGTGTAAATACGATACCAAACCATGCTGATTTCAGATTAATGAGTAAACGTGCTACAAAGGTCTTACTAGAATTTAAAGAAGAAAATCTATTTTTGAGAGGAATGGTACCTCTTGTTGGGTTTAGCAGTACAAAAGTATATTATTCTCGTAAAGAGCGAGCTGCAGGAGAATCTAAGTATCCACTGAAAAAAATGGTTAACTTTGCTTTAGAAGGAATTACGTCATTTTCAATTGTTCCTATACGGTTTTTACGTAATTTGGGGATTGGAGTTTTCTTTGTAGGAATTATTTATATGTTGTATATTTTCATACAACATCTTATTGGAGATGTTGTCTCTGGGTGGTCATCGATTATTATTAGTATTTGGCTATTGGGTGGATTACAGTTAATTGGTATGTCAATTGTGGGAGAGTATATTGGCAAAATATATTTTGAAGTGAAACGGCGTCCAAGATTCATTATAGAAGAAACTATATAG
- a CDS encoding GW dipeptide domain-containing protein: protein MENKNEKNFFSLLFFCSVFIFFVTGKYVYAEDFGLGIESDPIQQRLDKSNKEMNQQSIALPKLLNTQATYYWATDNSLPNKDFIDVSSWNEYISVAQYQQMKRYGLRGVVVKLSEGTYYQNKTYMFSQINNAKAAGLTVSVYHYSKFKNSKEAVSEANFFANIADSLELSKNTVMVNDIEDYTVLGTAITNNSQTFAKQLNSRGYKNVIHYTSASWVWGASPLLDPKKIGNNNLWIAQYPVNPNKNNLLNSAYSAWQWASTLKYPNINTGIGTFDINIDYRGRFTGKIYDSINKSYTTDFPVQVKGKNLSSKHGVWSDVYNTREGIINYGNAGQYADKIGFVTEVASTNRSTYWKINFNQKDVWIDKEAFILNLDRVVSNSQIDYHLCIKDKSISNQFTLWSEPYRTSSSSEYLGEAGNYENIKFRSTNVVKTNSGGTFYKIHLNGNKVAWLDSKAFYEPIIANDSTSYRAEIRNDANKQGVWSAPYNTENNIKYYGNGGQYVGQTVSITKVAKTPRSTYLQFTLNGKTMWMDKAGFNEQLYPIIENENMQVTGTIKTDTVAKSQGIWQAPWNTQITNQYYGNASGYAGKTVQITKRVKLSTGTVYYQFSQAGKNIGWLDSKAFYEPIIANDSTSYRAEIRNDANKQGVWSAPYNTENNIKYYGNGGQYVGQTVSITKVAKTPRSTYLQFTLNGKTMWMDKAGFNEQLYPIIENENMQVTGTIKIDTVAKSQGIWQAPWNTQITNQYYGNASGYAGKTVQITKRVKLSTGTVYYQFSQAGKNIGWLDSKAFYEPIIANDSTSYRAEIRNDANKQGVWGAPYNTENNIKYYGNGGQYVGQTVSITKVAKTPRSTYLQFTLNGKTMWMDKAGFNEQLYPIIENENMQVTGTIKTDTVAKSQGIWQAPWNTQITNQYYGNASGYAGKTVQITKRVKLSTGTVYYQFSQAGKNIGWLDSKAFYELVLKEENYQKKFVINSTAIKTDVWSAPYNIHSGIRKIGTGEQFVNQEVLVLKKVITTKAVYLQFKYGENNYWMDENAFVDIVSKKNEEIPNSTKTTPDSMESNIID, encoded by the coding sequence TTGGAGAATAAAAATGAAAAAAATTTTTTTAGTTTATTGTTTTTTTGCAGTGTATTTATTTTTTTTGTAACGGGTAAGTATGTCTATGCAGAGGATTTTGGATTGGGAATTGAAAGTGATCCAATTCAACAACGGCTTGATAAATCAAACAAGGAAATGAACCAGCAATCAATAGCATTGCCGAAATTACTTAATACACAAGCCACATACTATTGGGCAACAGACAATTCTTTACCTAATAAAGATTTTATTGATGTGTCATCATGGAATGAATATATTTCAGTAGCGCAGTATCAACAGATGAAAAGGTATGGCTTACGTGGCGTGGTAGTAAAATTAAGCGAAGGGACTTATTATCAAAATAAAACTTATATGTTTTCACAAATAAACAATGCAAAGGCTGCAGGTTTAACTGTTTCTGTTTATCATTATAGTAAGTTTAAAAATAGTAAGGAAGCTGTTTCCGAAGCAAATTTTTTTGCAAATATTGCAGATTCTTTAGAGCTTTCAAAGAATACTGTCATGGTCAATGACATTGAAGATTATACTGTTTTAGGAACAGCGATTACTAATAATTCGCAAACTTTTGCAAAGCAATTGAATTCAAGAGGATACAAAAACGTCATTCATTACACTTCTGCAAGTTGGGTGTGGGGTGCATCTCCACTACTCGATCCTAAAAAAATTGGTAACAATAATTTATGGATTGCACAATATCCAGTAAACCCTAATAAAAATAATTTGTTAAATTCTGCTTATTCGGCTTGGCAATGGGCTTCTACCTTAAAATATCCCAATATAAATACAGGAATAGGAACTTTTGATATAAATATTGACTATAGAGGGCGCTTTACTGGAAAAATATATGATTCTATTAATAAATCATATACAACTGATTTTCCTGTTCAGGTTAAGGGAAAAAATTTATCTTCCAAGCATGGTGTATGGTCGGATGTTTATAATACCAGAGAAGGAATAATAAATTATGGCAATGCTGGACAATATGCGGACAAAATAGGGTTTGTAACTGAAGTAGCAAGTACCAATCGTTCAACATACTGGAAAATAAATTTTAATCAGAAAGATGTATGGATTGATAAAGAGGCATTTATTTTGAATCTTGATAGAGTAGTCAGTAATAGCCAGATTGATTATCACTTATGTATTAAAGATAAGTCTATATCGAATCAGTTTACTCTTTGGTCTGAACCATATCGAACTTCTTCTTCGAGTGAATACTTGGGTGAGGCTGGAAATTACGAAAATATAAAATTTAGATCTACCAATGTGGTTAAAACTAATAGTGGCGGAACTTTTTATAAAATTCATTTAAATGGTAATAAGGTTGCCTGGTTAGATTCGAAAGCATTCTATGAGCCAATTATAGCGAATGATAGTACAAGCTATCGGGCTGAGATTCGAAATGATGCAAACAAACAAGGGGTTTGGAGTGCACCATATAATACTGAAAATAATATTAAGTACTATGGTAATGGCGGACAATACGTTGGGCAAACAGTAAGTATTACAAAAGTAGCGAAAACCCCACGCTCAACTTATTTACAATTTACTTTAAATGGTAAGACAATGTGGATGGATAAAGCTGGATTTAACGAGCAATTGTATCCAATTATCGAAAATGAGAATATGCAAGTAACTGGGACGATAAAAACAGATACTGTAGCGAAATCTCAAGGAATATGGCAGGCACCGTGGAATACACAAATAACAAATCAATATTATGGAAATGCAAGTGGGTACGCAGGTAAAACAGTTCAGATAACAAAGCGAGTAAAGTTATCAACGGGAACAGTTTATTATCAATTTAGTCAGGCTGGTAAAAATATTGGTTGGTTAGATTCGAAAGCATTCTATGAGCCAATTATAGCGAATGATAGTACAAGCTATCGGGCTGAGATTCGAAATGATGCAAACAAACAAGGGGTTTGGAGTGCACCATATAATACTGAAAATAATATTAAGTACTATGGTAATGGCGGACAATACGTTGGGCAAACAGTAAGTATTACAAAAGTAGCGAAAACCCCACGCTCAACTTATTTACAATTTACTTTAAATGGTAAGACAATGTGGATGGATAAAGCTGGATTTAACGAGCAATTGTATCCAATTATCGAAAATGAGAATATGCAAGTAACTGGGACGATAAAAATAGATACTGTAGCGAAATCTCAAGGAATATGGCAGGCACCGTGGAATACACAAATAACAAATCAATATTATGGAAATGCAAGTGGGTACGCAGGTAAAACAGTTCAGATAACAAAGCGAGTAAAGTTATCAACGGGAACAGTTTATTATCAATTTAGTCAGGCTGGTAAAAATATTGGTTGGTTAGATTCGAAAGCATTCTATGAGCCAATTATAGCGAATGATAGTACAAGCTATCGGGCTGAGATTCGAAATGATGCAAACAAACAAGGGGTTTGGGGTGCACCATATAATACTGAAAATAATATTAAGTACTATGGTAATGGCGGACAATACGTTGGGCAAACAGTAAGTATTACAAAAGTAGCGAAAACCCCACGCTCAACTTATTTACAATTTACTTTAAATGGTAAGACAATGTGGATGGATAAAGCTGGATTTAACGAGCAATTGTATCCAATTATCGAAAATGAGAATATGCAAGTAACTGGGACGATAAAAACAGATACTGTAGCGAAATCTCAAGGAATATGGCAGGCACCGTGGAATACACAAATAACAAATCAATATTATGGAAATGCAAGTGGGTACGCAGGTAAAACAGTTCAGATAACAAAGCGAGTAAAGTTATCAACGGGAACAGTTTATTATCAATTTAGTCAGGCTGGTAAAAATATTGGTTGGTTAGATTCGAAAGCATTTTATGAATTGGTCTTAAAAGAGGAAAATTATCAGAAAAAGTTTGTAATTAATAGTACTGCAATAAAAACAGATGTGTGGTCAGCACCTTATAATATTCATTCTGGGATAAGAAAAATTGGTACTGGAGAACAGTTTGTTAATCAAGAAGTTCTTGTGCTAAAAAAAGTGATAACAACAAAAGCTGTCTATCTACAATTTAAATATGGAGAAAACAACTACTGGATGGACGAAAATGCTTTTGTAGATATAGTGAGCAAAAAAAATGAAGAAATACCAAATTCTACAAAAACTACTCCTGATAGTATGGAGTCTAATATTATTGATTAA
- a CDS encoding GNAT family N-acetyltransferase, with translation MEKKKVETQNDIQALYPVVVEIWQEWFTPIIGAKQVDFMLHNYQSEKNIADEIKSGVHYFALIQENEIIGYTAYEIKNEVIYISKLYIKKQFRGQGLMRHIFDWYDSLSKALNLRQQLRVNRDNAQSVAIYKHRGFNIVATKDDEIGQGFIMNDYILEK, from the coding sequence GTGGAGAAAAAAAAGGTTGAAACACAAAATGATATCCAGGCTTTATATCCTGTCGTGGTCGAAATTTGGCAAGAATGGTTTACGCCGATAATTGGCGCAAAACAAGTTGATTTTATGTTGCATAACTATCAGTCAGAAAAAAATATTGCGGATGAAATTAAAAGCGGTGTGCACTACTTTGCATTAATACAGGAAAATGAAATAATTGGCTACACTGCCTATGAAATAAAAAATGAAGTTATTTATATCAGCAAACTTTACATCAAAAAGCAATTTCGCGGGCAAGGGTTAATGCGTCATATCTTTGATTGGTATGATAGCCTAAGTAAGGCACTAAACTTGAGACAACAATTGCGGGTGAATCGGGATAATGCACAGTCTGTGGCAATTTATAAGCATCGCGGCTTTAATATTGTTGCCACCAAAGACGATGAAATTGGTCAAGGATTTATTATGAATGATTATATTTTGGAAAAATAA
- a CDS encoding superoxide dismutase, with the protein MAYTLPELPYAYDALEPYIDVETMHLHHDKHHNTYVTNLNAALEKYPELAEKSVEELIAYMDEIPADIRTAVQNNGGGHANHTFFWEIMAPNAGGAPTGSLKDAIDETFGSFEDFKNEFKTAATGRFGSGWAWLVVDNGKLAIMSTANQDSPLMEGKTPIIGLDVWEHAYYLKYKNVRPDYIAAFWEVVNWDKANEHFEKA; encoded by the coding sequence ATGGCTTATACTTTACCAGAATTACCTTACGCATATGACGCATTGGAACCTTATATTGACGTGGAAACAATGCACTTGCATCATGACAAACATCATAATACTTATGTGACAAATTTAAATGCGGCTTTAGAAAAATATCCAGAATTAGCAGAAAAAAGTGTGGAAGAATTGATTGCTTATATGGATGAAATTCCGGCTGATATTCGTACCGCAGTTCAAAATAATGGCGGTGGACATGCCAATCATACTTTCTTTTGGGAAATTATGGCACCGAATGCTGGCGGGGCGCCAACGGGTTCTTTAAAGGATGCGATTGATGAAACTTTTGGCTCTTTTGAAGATTTTAAAAATGAATTTAAAACAGCCGCTACAGGACGTTTTGGTTCTGGTTGGGCGTGGTTAGTAGTAGATAATGGTAAATTGGCGATTATGTCAACAGCCAATCAAGACTCTCCTTTAATGGAAGGTAAGACACCAATTATCGGTTTAGATGTATGGGAACATGCTTATTATTTAAAATATAAAAATGTACGGCCAGATTACATTGCAGCTTTCTGGGAAGTTGTAAACTGGGACAAAGCAAACGAACACTTTGAAAAAGCATAG
- a CDS encoding GtrA family protein: MNFYLKFKHELEKRHLWEVFIYLFFGGLTTLVNIIIYFIFREWIKTNYIMANIIANMIAILFAFITNKVWVFHSRTENIKELIVEFSKFVFYRLLSFGLDMISMMICIDMLQTGDLFAKLFTQVLVVIANYLFSKLFIFNSKDKVV; the protein is encoded by the coding sequence GTGAATTTCTATTTAAAATTTAAACATGAACTAGAAAAAAGGCATTTATGGGAAGTTTTTATCTATCTTTTTTTTGGCGGACTGACAACGTTAGTAAACATAATTATTTATTTCATATTTAGAGAGTGGATAAAGACCAATTATATAATGGCAAATATAATTGCAAATATGATTGCAATTTTATTTGCGTTTATAACTAATAAAGTTTGGGTATTTCATTCGAGAACTGAGAACATTAAAGAATTAATTGTAGAATTTAGTAAATTTGTATTTTATAGATTATTATCTTTCGGGCTAGATATGATTTCTATGATGATTTGCATTGATATGTTACAGACTGGTGATTTATTCGCAAAATTATTTACTCAAGTCTTAGTTGTCATTGCTAACTATCTTTTTAGTAAATTGTTTATTTTTAATTCAAAAGATAAAGTGGTTTAA
- a CDS encoding DUF1189 domain-containing protein, producing the protein MLHLMKSSFFQFRELLAAKKLAFGKVIGYIFILGAILTLPLAYKVSSVFHDIQHDGQKIAAKLPDFTIEKNQLQPADAKEKGFIYQTDSIIFTFDPQGKRTAKDITTDMVGNFLSIGLLKDDLVVAMPSTGASSALLGDNQIVIPYSEASLASLSGSHIRDYLQDTKIPWWMYLIAFLVSLYPSVVNLLVTLLFATLGATLQTKMRRLKLSSFENFKIVVFAATLPVILTAIIHFVTMNFDATMFILIATLFIFNQVIKKIPQEEQKSN; encoded by the coding sequence ATGTTACACTTAATGAAAAGTTCTTTTTTCCAGTTTCGGGAGTTACTTGCAGCAAAAAAATTAGCCTTTGGTAAAGTGATTGGCTATATTTTTATCTTAGGCGCTATTCTTACATTACCTCTGGCCTATAAGGTTAGCAGTGTTTTTCACGATATTCAACATGATGGTCAAAAAATTGCCGCTAAGCTACCTGATTTTACAATTGAAAAGAACCAGTTACAACCAGCGGATGCAAAAGAAAAAGGATTTATCTACCAAACTGATTCGATTATTTTCACCTTTGATCCGCAAGGCAAACGAACTGCCAAAGATATTACAACAGATATGGTCGGAAACTTTCTTAGTATCGGTCTTTTAAAAGATGATTTAGTTGTAGCAATGCCAAGTACCGGCGCAAGTTCTGCACTACTTGGTGACAATCAAATAGTTATACCTTATTCTGAAGCATCCCTTGCTTCTTTATCTGGTAGTCATATCCGAGATTATTTACAAGACACTAAGATTCCTTGGTGGATGTATCTGATTGCTTTTTTAGTTTCACTTTACCCTAGCGTTGTGAATTTACTTGTCACCTTATTGTTTGCAACACTTGGTGCAACACTGCAAACAAAAATGCGACGGCTAAAACTAAGTAGCTTTGAGAATTTTAAAATTGTAGTTTTCGCTGCAACTTTACCTGTGATCTTAACTGCAATTATCCATTTTGTGACAATGAATTTCGATGCTACCATGTTCATTTTGATTGCAACTTTATTTATCTTTAATCAAGTCATTAAAAAAATCCCGCAAGAAGAACAAAAATCAAATTAA
- a CDS encoding phosphoglycerate dehydrogenase, with product MTKYILSSRPFKPELINEIKKIAPEYDFITEIATTAAWQQVEITIGWQKKWDKLLAPNSNLKWVQSISAGVDYLPLQDFKKQNILLTNAKGIHKEAISEHVLTTILMRLRGFNEAAVGQRHKKWQQTIFYGKLEEQKILIVGTGQIGQELAGTLNLLGNHPTGINTSGHSAQNFTNTHAISELKTIAQQFDFIVNILPLTAETYHLYDTEFFNLLRPSATFINVGRGASVDTLALVKALQEQTIAYAALDVFEEEPLASNSPLWELDNILITPHIAGMVPHFQQKFMRIFLKNLDSFVKTQAVSQNQVDLTKGY from the coding sequence ATGACGAAATATATCTTATCCAGTCGCCCTTTTAAACCAGAATTGATTAATGAAATAAAAAAAATTGCGCCAGAATATGATTTTATTACCGAAATCGCTACAACTGCAGCTTGGCAACAAGTGGAAATTACCATCGGTTGGCAAAAAAAATGGGATAAATTACTAGCACCTAATTCCAACTTAAAGTGGGTACAAAGTATTTCCGCTGGAGTTGATTATCTTCCACTTCAAGATTTTAAAAAGCAAAATATTTTGTTGACAAATGCAAAAGGTATTCACAAAGAAGCGATTAGTGAACACGTTTTAACGACAATTTTGATGCGCCTTAGAGGCTTTAATGAAGCAGCTGTTGGCCAACGTCATAAAAAATGGCAACAAACTATTTTTTATGGCAAATTAGAAGAACAAAAAATTTTGATTGTTGGTACTGGCCAAATTGGCCAAGAACTCGCTGGAACTTTGAATTTACTTGGTAATCATCCCACCGGAATTAATACTTCTGGCCACAGTGCCCAAAATTTCACGAATACACATGCAATTTCAGAACTAAAAACAATAGCTCAACAATTTGATTTCATTGTCAACATTCTTCCCCTCACCGCTGAAACGTATCATCTGTATGACACAGAATTTTTTAATCTACTCCGTCCAAGTGCTACTTTTATTAACGTCGGAAGAGGTGCCAGCGTGGATACACTTGCCCTAGTTAAAGCCCTACAAGAACAAACAATTGCCTATGCTGCATTAGATGTCTTTGAAGAAGAGCCACTTGCTTCTAATAGTCCCCTATGGGAGCTAGATAACATTTTGATTACTCCCCATATTGCTGGCATGGTACCACATTTCCAGCAAAAATTCATGAGGATCTTTTTGAAAAATCTTGACTCCTTTGTTAAAACGCAAGCTGTCAGCCAAAATCAAGTTGATCTTACAAAAGGTTACTAA
- a CDS encoding glycosyltransferase family 2 protein: MLLSVIVPCFNEEKSLPYFFAEMAKIEKVLPLDVEYILIDDGSTDKTLKLMKELSVKSGGKVHYFSFSRNFGKEAAIYAGLQNAKGDYVTLMDADLQDPPQLLVEMYDLLVAHDLDSVATRRKNRAGEPKLRSLFARLFYYLMNKIGETELVSGVRDFRLMTRQMVDAVLQITEYNRFSKGIFSWVGFKTEYIAYENVARVAGKTSWSFWQLLKYSIDGIVNFSDLPLNIASFVGALSCFGSGIALIFIVVRALLFGDPTSGWPSMVSIFLFVGGLQLLCLGIIGKYIGKIFLETKKRPHYLIKESDKNRP, from the coding sequence ATGCTTTTGTCGGTTATTGTACCGTGTTTTAATGAAGAAAAAAGTTTGCCTTACTTCTTTGCTGAAATGGCAAAAATTGAAAAAGTGCTGCCTTTAGATGTGGAATACATTTTAATCGATGACGGATCTACTGATAAGACTTTGAAGCTGATGAAAGAATTGTCAGTAAAGAGTGGTGGAAAGGTTCATTATTTTTCATTTTCTCGTAATTTTGGCAAGGAGGCTGCAATATATGCGGGGTTACAAAATGCCAAAGGAGACTATGTGACATTAATGGATGCTGATTTGCAAGATCCACCGCAATTATTAGTGGAGATGTATGATTTATTAGTAGCCCATGATTTAGATAGTGTCGCTACCAGAAGAAAAAACCGCGCTGGTGAACCTAAGCTTAGGAGTTTATTTGCGCGCTTATTTTATTATTTGATGAATAAAATTGGCGAGACTGAACTCGTGTCTGGTGTCCGTGATTTCCGACTTATGACAAGGCAAATGGTAGATGCTGTTTTGCAAATAACTGAATATAACCGTTTTTCTAAAGGAATTTTTAGTTGGGTTGGTTTTAAAACAGAGTACATTGCTTATGAAAATGTCGCACGTGTTGCGGGTAAAACTTCTTGGTCTTTTTGGCAACTTTTAAAATACTCGATTGATGGGATCGTGAATTTTTCTGACTTACCACTAAACATCGCTTCTTTTGTAGGTGCTTTGTCGTGTTTTGGCTCTGGTATTGCCTTGATTTTTATTGTTGTACGGGCCTTATTGTTTGGCGACCCTACCAGTGGCTGGCCTTCTATGGTTTCCATTTTTCTATTTGTGGGGGGCTTACAGTTACTTTGCTTAGGGATTATCGGGAAATATATTGGCAAAATATTTTTGGAAACAAAAAAGCGACCCCATTACTTAATAAAGGAGTCAGATAAAAATAGACCGTAA
- a CDS encoding HesB/YadR/YfhF family protein produces the protein MKITITPAAAKWFKTELTVDEGMGVRFYGKVYGKTQVHEGFSVGMSVDTPENPIAKATADGILFYADEADEWFFKGYDLTVDLDEKLNEPKYLFTED, from the coding sequence ATGAAAATAACAATAACACCAGCAGCGGCAAAATGGTTTAAAACAGAATTAACAGTTGATGAGGGGATGGGAGTTCGTTTTTACGGTAAAGTTTACGGTAAAACGCAAGTGCACGAAGGTTTTTCAGTTGGGATGTCTGTTGATACACCAGAAAACCCAATTGCAAAAGCAACCGCTGATGGGATTTTATTTTATGCCGATGAAGCAGATGAATGGTTTTTCAAAGGCTATGATTTAACCGTCGACTTGGATGAAAAGTTAAATGAACCTAAGTATTTATTTACAGAAGACTAA
- a CDS encoding potassium channel family protein, whose amino-acid sequence MKQNYAIIGLGRFGGSICRTLIESGQEVLAIDSSEDRVNEYMNIATHAVVGNAQDEMTLRSLGIRNFDHVIVAIGEDIQASILVTLMVKEMGVPNVLAKAQNEYHARVLEKIGADRVVHPERDMGVRIAHNLVSKNILDYVELSDDYSLAEIRVTNPKFYDKTLANLNFRQNFGLTVVGIRRVNGKVVVSPTADEIVLKNDNLLVIGETDDVDILDEKMND is encoded by the coding sequence ATGAAACAAAATTATGCCATTATTGGTTTAGGGCGTTTTGGAGGCAGTATTTGTCGAACTTTGATTGAATCTGGTCAAGAGGTTTTAGCGATTGATAGTAGTGAAGATCGTGTAAATGAATATATGAATATCGCAACCCATGCTGTCGTGGGAAATGCGCAAGACGAAATGACTTTACGCTCATTGGGCATTCGTAATTTTGATCATGTGATTGTCGCAATTGGAGAAGATATTCAAGCAAGCATTTTAGTTACGTTAATGGTGAAAGAAATGGGCGTCCCAAATGTTTTGGCTAAAGCGCAAAACGAATATCACGCCCGGGTATTAGAAAAAATCGGCGCCGATCGCGTTGTGCATCCTGAAAGGGATATGGGGGTAAGAATAGCCCATAATCTCGTTTCTAAAAATATTTTAGATTATGTTGAATTATCAGATGACTATTCATTGGCAGAAATACGTGTGACCAATCCCAAATTTTATGATAAGACATTGGCAAACTTGAATTTCCGCCAAAATTTTGGTTTAACGGTAGTCGGTATTCGCCGGGTTAACGGCAAAGTTGTTGTTTCTCCTACAGCCGATGAAATCGTTTTAAAAAATGATAATCTTTTGGTGATTGGTGAAACAGACGACGTGGATATTTTAGATGAAAAAATGAATGATTAG